One Gossypium hirsutum isolate 1008001.06 chromosome A11, Gossypium_hirsutum_v2.1, whole genome shotgun sequence genomic window carries:
- the LOC107930936 gene encoding protein ALWAYS EARLY 2 isoform X1 — translation MAPTRKSKSVNKQHSSVYEVSPDKNAGNSRKSKAKKKLTDKLGTQWSKAEIEQFYKAYREHGKDWKKVAAAVHNRSAEMVEALYSMNRAYLSLPDGTASVIGLIAMMTDHYNVLGVSDGERESNKPSDMSEKVQKRKRAKVHLESSKEDVVQPRSIASSEGCLSLLKRAGLNGILPHACRKRTPRVPVSYSYRRDDTESFVPPTKRIKKSEVDDKDDEHVAALTLTGTLQKGGSPSASRSPYKITERRRPSPVRSYDRMLPQSETSKAELHDSSYECWMEGGPGGIELVSGTYARDRGPLMDMDGIGTVEVHRKGKNFYRKKIKVEESKNNLSDDGGEACSGTEGIVGNDLKRKVDMEISSAKKKLSPCTERKRTKKHVLGDQSCALDALLALANLSSVVPTSITESESSVKLKEDRTTIEADDQSSVPEAASITHHRDKIKQPRPNKKVLNLLNGTEDDTSRKSTVSEPKQQQEPSNNPRKRKQKPYVSKISNSEAPMDSRLRKHCDNEEMAKEEKKYLTKSKCASQQTSFKVPEGSVTNNDPKMAGIDSVVSTSQVPAPDPVSLPAKHQSRRKMNLKRALLSAHKNSSVCTLKNQPNNHSVPPFTPKEMLSSCLSSNLARRWCCFEWFYSAIDYAWFAKREFVEYLNHVSLDHIPRLTRVEWGVIRSSLGKPRRLSEHFLIEEREKLNQYRESVRQHYTQLRVGTREGLATDLAPPLCVGQRVIAIHPKTREVHDGKVLTVDHDRCRVQFDSPDLGVEFVMDIDCMPLNPLENMPETLKKQNLTFDQFSLAPRGSQGNRHLELGGPEVFTSCGCVENATSSVNINPIKVDAKHTLLHGKPALPHVVSAHQAACDQPLGIAHIQGREADIRAMSELSHALDKKEALLSELRNTNDIIEIQNGESCLNVSEHFKKHITTVLVQLKEASGQASSALLNLRQRNTYPANPLLPWQKHPTNLDFLGGLTSCSFDSSLISPEAGCVVGDIINGSRLKARAMVDAAIKALSSMKEGEDAFKRIGEALNIVDKKQITSDISMPAIKSSEQNQVNGSVSITSKPMPTTGWAPNPRLQEASNKNEEQVPLELITSCVSTLLMIQRCTERQFPPADVAQIIDSAITCLHPCCPQNLPIYREIQMCMGKIKTQILALIPTLI, via the exons ATGGCCCcaacaagaaaatctaaaagTGTGAACAAACAGCATTCGAGTGTATATGAAGTATCTCCTGATAAAAATGCTGGGAATTCAAGAAAAAGTAAGGCAAAG AAGAAATTAACTGACAAGTTAGGAACTCAATGGAGCAAGGCTGAAATTGAGCAATTTTATAAAGCTTATCGGGAACACGGGAAAGATTGGAAGAAG GTGGCTGCTGCTGTGCATAATAGGTCCGCTGAAATGGTGGAAGCCCTTTACAGTATGAATAGG GCATATTTATCCCTGCCAGATGGAACAGCTTCTGTGATTGGCCTAATAGCAATGATGACTGACCACTATAATGTCCTG GGCGTGAGTGATGGCGAAAGAGAGAGCAACAAACCTTCTGACATGTCAGAGAAAGTTCAAAAGCGAAAGCGAGCTAAGGTTCATCTTGAGTCCTCAAAAGAGGATGTTGTTCAGCCCCGATCCATTGCATCTAGTGAAGGATGCCTGTCTTTGTTGAAAAGGGCAGGCCTTAATG GTATTCTTCCTCATGCATGTCGGAAAAGGACTCCTCGGGTCCCTGTTTCATATTCATATAGGAGAGATGACACTGAAAGTTTCGTTCCACCAACcaaaagaattaagaaatcaGAGGTTGATGATAAGGATGATGAACATGTTGCTGCATTGACATTGACTGGGACATTGCAGAAAGGAGGTTCCCCTTCTGCTTCTCGTTCACCTTATAAAATAACTGAACGCAGAAGACCCTCACCTGTTCGAAGCTATGATAGGATG TTGCCACAATCAGAGACAAGTAAGGCTGAGCTTCATGATTCTTCATATGAATGCTGGATGGAAGGTGGGCCTGGAGGCATAGAACTTGTAAGTGGAACTTATGCCAGAGATAGAGGCCCTTTGATGGATATGGACGGCATTGGTACTGTTGAAGTTCATCGAAAGGGGAAAAACTTTTACAGGAAGAAAATCAAAGTTGAAGAGAGCAAGAACAATCTGTCCGATGATGGTGGAGAAGCATGTAGTGGCACTGAAGGAATTGTAGGTAATGATCTCAAAAGGAAAGTTGATATGGAGATTTCTAGTGCAAAAAAGAAACTTTCACCATGTACTGAGAGGAAGAGAACTAAGAAGCATGTCCTCGGAG ATCAAAGCTGTGCCCTAGATGCTCTGCTGGCATTGGCCAATTTGTCTTCTGTGGTGCCAACATCAATAACGGAATCTG AATCTTCTGTCAAACTGAAAGAGGATAGAACTACAATTGAAGCTGATGACCAGTCTAGTGTACCTGAAGCTGCATCTATAACTCATCATAGAGATAAAATAAAGCAACCCAGGCCAAATAAAAAGGTGCTCAACTTACTTAATGGAACTGAAGATGATACCTCTCGAAAATCAACAGTTTCTGAACCAAAACAACAGCAAGAACCTTCAAATAACCcaaggaaaagaaaacaaaaaccctACGTTTCAAAG ATATCAAACTCAGAGGCTCCAATGGATTCTCGTTTGAGAAAACATTGTGATAATGAG GAAATGGctaaggaagagaagaaatatcTCACTAAAAGTAAATGTGCTTCTCAGCAAACATCATTCAAAGTTCCAGAAGGTTCTGTCACTAATAATGATCCAAAAATGGCTGGAATTGATTCAGTGGTGTCGACTTCACAAGTTCCTGCCCCAGATCCTGTTAGCTTACCAGCTAAGCATCAAAGTAGACGTAAAATGAACCTAAAGAGAGCTTTACTTTCAGCACACAAAAACTCTTCTGTTTGCACACTAAAaaatcaaccaaacaaccattCTGTTCCACCGTTCACACCGAAG GAAATGCTTTCTTCCTGCCTATCATCCAATCTTGCACGAAGATGGTGCTGTTTCGAATGGTTTTACAGTGCTATTGATTATGCTTGGTTTGCTAAAAGGGAGTTTGTGGAGTACTTAAATCATGTCAGCTTGGATCACATTCCAAGGCTTACCCGTGTTGAGTGGGGTGTCATAAGGAG TTCCCTTGGCAAACCTCGGAGGCTTTCTGAACATTTTTTAATTGAAGAGAGGGAAAAACTTAATCAGTATCGGGAGTCTGTGAGACAACATTATACTCAACTTCGTGTTGGTACTAGGGAAGGGCTTGCCACAGATTTAGCACCACCTTTATGTGTTGGACAACGAGTAATTGCCATTCACCCTAAAACAAGGGAAGTTCATGATGGAAAAGTACTTACTGTGGATCATGATAGGTGCAGGGTTCAGTTTGACAGTCCAGATTTAGGAGTTGAATTTGTCATG GATATTGATTGTATGCCACTAAATCCGTTGGAAAATATGCCAGAAACTCTTAAGAAACAAAATCTTACTTTCGATCAATTTTCTTTGGCACCCAGAGGGTCCCAAGGGAATCGACATTTAGAGCTTGGTGGGCCTGAGGTATTCACTTCTTGTGGGTGCGTGGAAAATGCGACAAGCTCTGTGAACATAAACCCGATAAAG GTTGATGCAAAACATACTCTGTTGCATGGTAAGCCAGCTCTTCCGCATGTTGTTAGTGCACATCAGGCAGCCTGTGATCAGCCCCTTGGAATTGCACATATTCAAGGGAGGGAAGCTGATATACGAGCTATGTCTGAATTGAGTCATGCTTTGGACAAAAAG GAAGCTTTACTGTCAGAGCTCAGAAATACAAACGACATAATAGAAATCCAAAATGGAGAGAGTTGTTTAAATGTATCTGAACATTTCAAGAAGCATATTACCACGGTACTTGTACAGCTAAAGGAAGCCAGTGGCCAG GCTTCTTCTGCATTACTTAACTTGCGACAACGTAATACTTACCCTGCAAACCCTCTATTACCATGGCAGAAACACCCAACTAATCTTGATTTCTTAGGTGGCTTGACAAGTTGTTCATTTGATAGTTCACTTATTTCACCAGAAGCAGGGTGTGTTGTAGGTGACATTATTAATGGCTCGAGACTAAAAGCGCGTGCTATGGTTGATGCTGCTATCAAG GCTCTGTCATCGATGAAGGAAGGTGAAGATGCATTTAAGAGGATCGGAGAAGCTCTGAACATTGTTGATAAAAAGCAGATTACATCCGACATTAGTATGCCAGCGATCAAATCATCGGAGCAGAATCAGGTGAATGGCTCGGTTTCCATTACATCAAAACCAATGCCCACCACCGGTTGGGCCCCTAATCCCAGGTTGCAAGAGGCTTCCAACAAAAATGAGGAACAAGTTCCTTTGGAGCTTATCACATCATGTGTTTCTACTTTGCTCATGATACAG